The sequence CAAGGGCGCGTCGTCCGCGCACCTGATCGTCGGGGACAAGATCACCGTCCGGCAGCTGCTCTACGGTCTGATGCTGCCGTCCGGCTGCGACGCCGCCTACGCGCTCGCCGACAAGTTCGGCACCGGCTCCACCCGGGCCGCCCGGGTGAAGTCCTTCATCGGCACGATGAACTCCACCGCCAAGTCGCTCGGTCTGAAGAACACCCACTTCGACTCCTTCGACGGCATAGGCAACGGCAAGAACTACTCGACGCCGCGCGACCTGACGAAGCTCGCGAGCAACGCGATGAAGTACTCGACCTTCCGCACGGTCGTGAAGACCAAGTCGACCAAGCAGAAGGTCACCACCAAGTCCGGCGGCTACCGCTACATGTCCTGGACCAACACCAACACCCTGCTGGGCACCTACTCCGGCACCATCGGCGTCAAGACCGGCTCGGGCCCCGAGGCCGGCTACTGCCTCGTCTTCGCCGCCACCCGCGGCAAGAAGACCGTGATCGGCACGGTGCTCTCCTCCTCCTCGGTGTCCGCGCGCACCTCGGACGCGAAGAAGCTGATGGACTACGCCTTCAAGAAGTGACCTGACCCGGCCCGACCCGAACCGAGCCGAACCGGCGGACCGTCACTTCAGCAGATGCGCGAAGACGACCGTGTTCCCGTCGTAGCCGTGCGTGCGGGCGTTCCAGTCGCCGCACGTGATCAGGCGCAGCTCGGGGTCGGACGTGTTTCCGTACACGTCGAGGGTCGGGAAGGTCCTCTTCTCGTACGAGCGGAGCGCGTCGATCGTGAAGACAGCCGTCTTGCGGTCGGCGCGGGTCACCGTGATCCGCTCGTGCGGGCGGAGCGCGCCGAGCCGGTAGAAGACCGCCGGGCCGGTGGCGTACGAGTCCACGTGGCCGAGGATGACGGACGGGCCGACCTGGCCGGGCGCCGGCGAGTTGCGGTACCAGCCGGCCTGGAGCGGCTTGCCCGGCACCTCCAGGGTGCCGTTCTTGTTCAGGCCCAGGTCGAGCAGGTCGGAGTGGACGCCGATCGCGGGGATGTCCAGTCCGGTCGGGCGGGACGCGGGCAGCGCGCCGCCGGCGGCCGGGGTGCCGGCGGCGGTGGTCGGCGCGGGCACTCCCGAGGCGGTCACGTGCGGCATGCCGGGCATCCCCGGCATGGTGCCGGCGGCGGCCGGGCCCGCCTGCGGCGGCGGCTTCGCACCGCCACCGGCGCCGGCCAGGATCACCGTCACGCCGGTGGCGACGCAGGCCACCGCGAAGGCGACCAGCAAGGCCGCCGTACGGCGCGAGTTCCGCGTACGCCCCGGGCCCGCGTCCTCGACTTCCTTGTGAGCGGGGCCGATCGGGTCGTCCGGGCCGGCCGGAGCGCCGGGGCCCGCGGACGCCGGACCGTCCGGACCTTCCGGACGGCCGGCGCGCGCGGGGTCCGCGGAGCCCGCCGCTCCCGCCGGGTCGTCGTTCATCGGCCCGCGGTGTTCCGGCGGCGCAGCGCGTAGCCGCCGACCCCGAGGCCGAGCAGGGCCGCGGCGCTGCCGCCGGCGACCATCCCCGTGTCGGTGCGGCCGTGCTGGGTGGCGCCGTCGCCGGTGTCCGCGCCACCGCCGGGCATCGTGGTCATCTGCGAGGTCGTGAACGCGCCGCACAGCGCCGGGTCGGTGGCCTCCGCGGGCAGCGACTTGTCCAGTTCGCTGGCTCCGAGCACGTCGTCGTACGTGCCGTTGCCGTTGTAGTCGATGCCGTGGACGACCAGAACCGCCTTGCCGGACTTCAGGTTGGCCGCGACGTCGTCGCTGACCTCCAGCGTGCGGCTGTAGTGGACGGTCGAGCCGGACGGGAAACGGGTGACGGCCAGCGCGCTCTTGGCCGAACTGTCGCCGCTGGTGGTCAGCGACGTGCCGATCATGCCGTAGTCCTTCATCGCGTCGGCGACGTCGGTGGAGCTGTGCCCGTTGTGCTGCTTGGCCTCGCTCGGCTTCGGGCAGACCCCGCCGCCGTCCACGTGGAGGTGCATCGCGTGCCGGGAGGCGCCGCCGACCAGTCCGGACGCGGTCACGGTGATCTTCGCGGTGTTGCCGGAGAGTTGGACCATCGCGGTGCCGCTGCCGGTCACGTGGTTGGCGGTGACCGGGTCCAGCGTCGCCTGGTAGCTCACCCACGGGACGTCGGGCGAGGCGGGCGCCGCCCACGCCGCCGCCGGGAGTGCCAGCGGGACCGCGGCCACCGCTATCGCCGTCAGTACGCGTGCGCTGGTGTGCTGCATGGTGTGTCCTTCGCTCGGGCCGGAACCACCGGGCCGGCTGCGCACCGGCGCGCTGGGTGGAGGGACTCTCCACCCAGCCATTCGGAGCGGTGTGCTCCGCGGGTTGGTCCGTATGTGCGAAGCGCGGTCCCGGCGGGACCCGTGGAACCGGGCCCCTGGGGCGAGTTGACGAGCCACCGGCCGGTGGCCGGTCTCCCGAGCGATCCCCCTGCCGCCACGGGGAGGCGCCACCGGGCAACCCGCGGGGCCCTCGACACCGAACAACGCCATGGAAGTCGGTCCGGACGGCGCGGCCGGGGCATACACACACCGGCGGGCCGTTCGCGAGGAGACGAGGAGAGAGGAGGGACGCCGTGATCACCGAGCCGGAACTGACCGGCGGCTCCGAGGAGCCCGGACCCGACGTGATCGCCGACGACGCCGACGACGCCGACGGCACCTGCGGCACCCGCGGCCGCTCCCGGTTCCGCTTCCCGCCGCGGCGGCACTGGACCTGGGGGCTCGGCGGCCTCGCGGTCACGTCCGCGCTGTGGACGGCCGGCCTGCACCTGTACGACGACCACCGCCGCGCCGGGCCCGACCTGCACGGCTACACGCTCGGCGCCAGCCCCTGCGCGGGCGACGGCCTCGCAGCGCTCACCGCCGCGCTCAAGGCCACCGGCACCGAGGCGGTGACCCCGGCCGCCGCCCACCTCGGCCCCGCGCTCGACCAGATCCACTGCACCCTGTCGGTCGGGGCCCGCACCCCCGGCGCCGTCACCAGCAGGTACCAGGTGTTCGTCACCATCGACCTGCACAAGCGCACCGACCCGCGGGCCGAGTTCGAGGACCAGCGCGGCCTCGACACCGGCGACCTCACCCCGGCCGAGCACGACACCGCCGTCCCGGGCCTCGGCGACGAGGCGTATCTGCTGACCATCAGCACGCAGACGGAGGAGCTGCGGGTGCTGCACGGTGGTGCCGTCTTCTCGCTCACCCTGACCGGCTTCAACGACCTCGCCCCCGACCCGGCCGTGGCGAACTCGTTGCGCGGCCGCCCGGCGAGCCCCGACGACCTGAGCCGGTACCGCAGCGCGCTGGTCGCGGCGATGCGGGACGTGATGAAGGCCCAGCAGCGGCACTGATCGTCGGGCGGGCGCGCCGGCCCGACGATCACGTTCTGCCAGCTCACCCGGCCGCGGCACGGCTGGGTACGCCTGCGGCACGGCTGCGGCACGGCTGCGGCACGGCTGCGGTACTGCGCGCTTCGCCGCAGGTGTGCTACCGTTTAATTGTTGCGGTTGTGGTACCCATGAACTCTGTGTGCGCCTGACGGGATGTGACCCTCGGGCGCATTTTGTTTTCCGGCCTCCAGATGGGGTCATTGCAGCGACACCTGGCTCGTAAAGTGCGAGTTCGGGAACTGCACCATCAGAGGAAGTTAGACATGGCAACCGGTACCGTTAAGTGGTTCAACGCGGAAAAGGGCTTCGGCTTCATCGAGCAGGACGGCGGCGGCGCCGACGTCTTCGCCCACTACTCGAACATCGCCACCCAGGGCTTCCGTGAGCTCCAGGAAGGCCAGAAGGTCACCTTCGACGTCACGCAGGGCCAGAAGGGCCCGCAGGCGGAGAACATCGTCCCGGCCTGATCGGACGAGTAGTACTCGAGCCGGGTCCCGCTACTTTGGGCGCGGGGCCCGGCTTTTCCGTACCTGGGTGCGAATCCCGGACGGATGGACGTTTTCCGTTCCACCGCAGTTCACCTCCTCCGCTGTTCATCTCTCCGGCTCGTTCTGCGGGTCTCCGCCTGATGTCACCTTTTGCGGAGTCTTTTTCGGCACGCGCCGCCTTCGAGGAAGGCTTCACGCATGCCTGAAAGAAATCGCCAGTCCTATTCGGGCGGTCCGGCCCGCGCCCGGCGCAAGCCGCGCGGCCCCCAGCAGGGCGGCGGCCGCCCCGGCGCCTCCCGCGGCTCCG comes from Streptomyces sp. NBC_00448 and encodes:
- a CDS encoding D-alanyl-D-alanine carboxypeptidase family protein yields the protein MRTDISGIRRVSAAAVTAAALLAAGALAAPAAQATPQAAPATAKSAATTAAKTATAAKTAAKAAPKAPSIVAKGGYVMNNGTGATLFTKAADTRRSTGSTTKIMTARVVLANKHLNLDAKVTVQKAYSDYIVSKGASSAHLIVGDKITVRQLLYGLMLPSGCDAAYALADKFGTGSTRAARVKSFIGTMNSTAKSLGLKNTHFDSFDGIGNGKNYSTPRDLTKLASNAMKYSTFRTVVKTKSTKQKVTTKSGGYRYMSWTNTNTLLGTYSGTIGVKTGSGPEAGYCLVFAATRGKKTVIGTVLSSSSVSARTSDAKKLMDYAFKK
- a CDS encoding class F sortase, encoding MNDDPAGAAGSADPARAGRPEGPDGPASAGPGAPAGPDDPIGPAHKEVEDAGPGRTRNSRRTAALLVAFAVACVATGVTVILAGAGGGAKPPPQAGPAAAGTMPGMPGMPHVTASGVPAPTTAAGTPAAGGALPASRPTGLDIPAIGVHSDLLDLGLNKNGTLEVPGKPLQAGWYRNSPAPGQVGPSVILGHVDSYATGPAVFYRLGALRPHERITVTRADRKTAVFTIDALRSYEKRTFPTLDVYGNTSDPELRLITCGDWNARTHGYDGNTVVFAHLLK
- a CDS encoding cold-shock protein — encoded protein: MATGTVKWFNAEKGFGFIEQDGGGADVFAHYSNIATQGFRELQEGQKVTFDVTQGQKGPQAENIVPA